ATTGACGGTGGTCGAACCGGGCGGACATTCCTCGATGCCGGGCCGGGAGACCGCGGTGGGCCGGATCGCCCGCGCGGTGGCGCGGATCCAGGACCATCCGATGCCGCTGCGGATGACCCCGGCGGTCGCCGAGATGCTGCGCCGGGCCCGCCCGGCGATGGCCGAACCGCGCCGCAGCGCGCTGCGGCTGCTACCCGTGGTCTCCCCGATCGTGACCCGCATCCTGGCGACCCGGCCGCAGACCGAGGCGATGGTCCGCACCACCGCCGCGGCGACGGTGATCCACGGCGGCGTGAAGGCCAACGTGCTGCCGCAGCGGGCCGAGGCGCTGGTGAATTTCCGTATCCTGCCCGGCGATTCGGTGGCCGCGGTGCTCGAGCACTGCCGCCGGGTGGTCCGCGACCCCGAGGTGAGCGTGGAACTCGACGGGCCGGTGGCCGAGCCGTCGCGGATCGGCGCGCCGGGCCCGGCCTACGATCTGGTCGCCGAGGTGGCCTGTGCGGTGGTCCCCGGGATCGTGCCGACCACCGGAATCGTGCCCGGCGCCACCGATTCCCGGCACTACGACGGCCTGGCCGGCACCCGCTGCAATTTCGCCCCGATCGTCCTCGACGAGGTCGATCTCGGCCGGATCCACGGCGCCGACGAACGCCTGTCCCGCATCGACTACGGCCGCCTGATCGAGTTCGACCACCGCCTGCTCACCCGCCTGAGCGAGCGGTGAGATCCCGGCCCGCCACGAGGAGAAACCGGGGCGGAGCCGGACATCTCGTGCGACCATGGGTAGCCCCGCGGGCCCGTGGCCGAGCCGCCACGCGCGCGGCGGTACAGCCGGACGATCGGAAGAAAGGCGGGCGGGCCTCATGCCGCGGACCGAAACCAGCAGGTTCGACGGGAAGGGCGGCCGGATCTTCTGGCGGGCCTGGCTACCCGACGGCGAGGTCCGCGCGGTCGCGATCCTCGTGCACGGCGTCGGCGAGCACTCCGGCCGCTACGAGCACGTCGGGCAGCGGCTGGCCGAGCACGGGTTCGCCACCTACGCCGACGACCACATCGGCCACGGACAGTCCGCCGGTCACGGCGCGAACATCGGATCGCTGGACGAGGCCGCCGACAACGAGGCCACGATGCTCGACATCGCCACGCAGCGGCATGCCGGATTGCCGCGGTTCGTCATCGGCCACAGCATGGGCAGCCTGATCGCGCTGTATCTCGTCACCCGCGGCCCGGTGGACCTCACCGGCCTGGTGATCTCGGCGCCGCCGCTGATCCAGCACGCCAATCCGGTGGAACGGCTGGCCTGGCCGGTGCTGACCCGGCTGGCGCCGGTGCTGAGCCGCCGCGCTCCCGGCCTGGGGGTGGTGAAATTGGACACCTCGGCGATCAGCCGCGACTCCGAGGTGGTCGCCGCCTACACCGGCGATCCGCTGGTCCATCACGGCGCGTTGCCGGCCCGCACGGCCGCCGAGATCCTGCGCGGCGCCGCCTTCGTCCAGGAACATCTGGATCGGCTGACCCTGCCCACGCTGGTATTGCAGGGCAGCGCCGACCGGCTGGCCCCGCCCGCGGGCGCCGACCTGGTCGAGCGGCACGCGGCCGCGACCGATCTCACGGTGATCCGCTACCCGGGCCTGTTCCACGAGGTCTTCAACGAACCGGAGCAGGATACGGTGCTCGGGGACATGGTCGGCTGGCTGGAGGCGCATCTGCCCCCGCAGTAGGATCCCGCCATGGGTACCGACACCGGCCGTATCGCGTTCGTCCGCGCGAGTTGGCATCGTGCGATCGTCAATCAGGCGTATGAGGGCTTCCTGACCGAATACCGGGATCTCGGCTACCAGCCGGAGACGGTCGACGTGTTCGACGTGCCGGGCGCCTTCGAGATCCCGCTGCACGCCCAGCGACTGGCCCGCAGCGGCGGATATTCGGCGATCGTGGCCGCGGCGCTGGTGGTCGACGGCGGCATCTACCGCCACGAGTTCGTCGCGAGCGCGGTGATCGACGGCCTGATGCGCGTGCAGCTCGACACCGATGTGCCGGTCTTCTCGGTGGTGCTCACCCCGCACCACTTCCACGAGCACAGCGAGCACGTGAATTATTTCACCGACCACTTCGTCACCAAGGGCGCCGAAGCGGCACGGGCACTGGCCACCACGGTGAGCTCGCTGCGCAGCCTGCCCGCCCCCACGGCCGACCACCGTTGACCGACCGGTCCGGAAACCGCAAAGCACCGGGTCAGCGGGGCCCTCGCGGGCCGGGGAGCCGACGTCAAAAGTACGGCAACTCCACCCTGCTGTTCAGCTGGCGGCAACCAGCCGCTGCTAGCGTGCGCGCGTGTCCGCACAGTTGGTGGTGAGTATCCATGACGTGGCTCCGGCAACCGACGCCGAGACCGCGCGGTGGTGCGCCGATGCCGATTCGTTCGGTATTCCGGTGTCGCTGTTGGTGATTCCGGGGCCGTGGCGGGGTGCCCGCCTGTCCGAGGCGCCGGAGTACGGGATGTTCCTGCGGGAGCGGCGCGCACACGGCGACGAGATCATGTTGCACGGCTGGGAACATCGCGCATCCGGCGAGGGCCCGGCGCTGCGCCGTGCGGTGGCGCGGGCGGTGGCGCGCGGCGCCGCGGAGTTCGCCGCGCTGGAGACCGCCGGCGCCGACGACCGGTTACGCCGGGCGACCGCGGTGATGGACGAGATGGGCCTGGCGACAACCGGATTCACCCCGCCGGGCTGGCTGGCCTCGCCGGCCGCGCTCCGGTCCCTGACCAGCGCCGGATTCTCGCACACCACAGACCATTTCGGCCTGCTCGATCTGCGCACCGGACAGCGCCGGCGCGGCTTCGCGCTGTCGCAGCGGCCCGGCGGCACCGGGGAACGCATGGCGGCCGGACTGATGCAGCGGCTGGCCCGCCACTCGGCCCGGCGGGGCGGATTCGTCCGCATCGCCCTGCATCCCGACGATCTGCACCGGCCCGGACTGCGCACGGCGGCGCTGCGGGCCATCGAGTCCGCGCTGACGGCGGGCGCGCAGGCCACGACCTACGCCGGAGTGATCGAATGATGCGTATCGTGCAGCTGGCCAATTTCTACACGCCGGCCTCCGGGGGGCTGCGTACCTGTGTGGACGAGATCGGCCGCGGCTATCTGGCGGCCGGGCACGAACGGGTGCTCGTGGTGCCCGGCCTGACCGACACCGACGAGATCACCCCGGCCGGACGCCGGATCACCGTGCGCGGGCCGCGATTCGGCGGCACCGGCTACCACATGCTGACCGCCCGCCGCACCCGCCCGTTGCTGGAGGAGCTGGCGCCGGACGTGATCGAGTGCAGCGACAAGCTCAGCGTGCGCTGGCTCGCGCCGTGGGCCCGCCGCGCGGGGGTGCCGCTGGTGCTGTTCTCGCACGAGCGCATCGACGCCATCCTGCGCGCCCGGGTACCGCGCGGATTCCCGCTGTCGGCGGCCGCCGACGTGGCCAACCGCCGCCTGGCCGCGCGGGCCGAGAAGATCGTCGTCACTTCGGGTTTCGCGCGCACCGAATTCACCCGGATCGGCGCGGGCAACGTGCACCGGGTACCGCTGGGCGTGGACCTGGACACCTTCCATCCGCAGGCGGTCGCGCGGCTGGATCCGGACGTGGTGGCGATCCGCCCGC
This DNA window, taken from Nocardia sp. BMG111209, encodes the following:
- a CDS encoding 6,7-dimethyl-8-ribityllumazine synthase, coding for MGTDTGRIAFVRASWHRAIVNQAYEGFLTEYRDLGYQPETVDVFDVPGAFEIPLHAQRLARSGGYSAIVAAALVVDGGIYRHEFVASAVIDGLMRVQLDTDVPVFSVVLTPHHFHEHSEHVNYFTDHFVTKGAEAARALATTVSSLRSLPAPTADHR
- a CDS encoding M20/M25/M40 family metallo-hydrolase, encoding MTSGISPVTGVDDRTAERLAAALRCITVSRDTGDRDDAEFHRLGAQLERDYPLVHAELTLERFGHSRLYRWDGVESGPPVAILLAHLDVVPADDERLWTHPPFAGVVDDEFVWGRGAIDDKSRVLALLEAVEALLAAGRRPRRTIYLAFGHDEELSGAEGAVRMAARLRELGVHADLLLDEGGVITTGLAAGVERPVGNIMIGEKGWATVKLTVVEPGGHSSMPGRETAVGRIARAVARIQDHPMPLRMTPAVAEMLRRARPAMAEPRRSALRLLPVVSPIVTRILATRPQTEAMVRTTAAATVIHGGVKANVLPQRAEALVNFRILPGDSVAAVLEHCRRVVRDPEVSVELDGPVAEPSRIGAPGPAYDLVAEVACAVVPGIVPTTGIVPGATDSRHYDGLAGTRCNFAPIVLDEVDLGRIHGADERLSRIDYGRLIEFDHRLLTRLSER
- a CDS encoding DUF2334 domain-containing protein, translating into MSAQLVVSIHDVAPATDAETARWCADADSFGIPVSLLVIPGPWRGARLSEAPEYGMFLRERRAHGDEIMLHGWEHRASGEGPALRRAVARAVARGAAEFAALETAGADDRLRRATAVMDEMGLATTGFTPPGWLASPAALRSLTSAGFSHTTDHFGLLDLRTGQRRRGFALSQRPGGTGERMAAGLMQRLARHSARRGGFVRIALHPDDLHRPGLRTAALRAIESALTAGAQATTYAGVIE
- a CDS encoding alpha/beta hydrolase; its protein translation is MPRTETSRFDGKGGRIFWRAWLPDGEVRAVAILVHGVGEHSGRYEHVGQRLAEHGFATYADDHIGHGQSAGHGANIGSLDEAADNEATMLDIATQRHAGLPRFVIGHSMGSLIALYLVTRGPVDLTGLVISAPPLIQHANPVERLAWPVLTRLAPVLSRRAPGLGVVKLDTSAISRDSEVVAAYTGDPLVHHGALPARTAAEILRGAAFVQEHLDRLTLPTLVLQGSADRLAPPAGADLVERHAAATDLTVIRYPGLFHEVFNEPEQDTVLGDMVGWLEAHLPPQ